The proteins below come from a single Gimesia chilikensis genomic window:
- a CDS encoding alanine/glycine:cation symporter family protein, protein MTALILIFCGGLASPSQAQEDSPAEQPAKAEQQTESLETALEKAEAEEDKPATGGFALVEQKVDELFGKFNGILAKIIFYPVPITPTQIEKGTGVPLAVLWLVIGATYFTLRMNFINIRAFKHAILLVLGKYDNPEDEGEVTHFQALTAALSATVGLGNIAGVAVAISTGGPGAMFWMMLAGLLGMTSKFAECTLAQIYRRINPDGRVMGGPMCYLSTGLTQQFPGNAFLKGLGGFLSILFAVMCIGGSLAGGNAFQVKLSLGAVAETFPLLKENSWVYGLLMAIFVGIVIIGGIRSIARTTEKIVPFMCGIYVLAGMAIIILNIQKVPASFMAIIEGAFNPDALYGGIMGVLIIGFQRAAFSNEAGVGSAAIAHSAAKTEYPVREGIVASLGPFIDTIVICTMTALVIIITGAYNDPQYADLIASNEGAALTAEAMDSQIPYFKYVLSVSVILFAYSTMISWSYYGERCWAFLFGDSQKVSMAYRILFLVFVVLGSIVSATNVLDFGDLMILGMAFPNILGVLLLSNRVKQELDKYWSRYKTGEFDEQASN, encoded by the coding sequence ATGACAGCTTTAATCCTGATCTTCTGTGGAGGGTTAGCCTCCCCAAGCCAGGCACAGGAGGACTCCCCCGCCGAGCAGCCAGCCAAAGCGGAACAGCAAACCGAATCGCTGGAAACCGCTTTGGAAAAAGCTGAAGCCGAGGAAGACAAACCTGCCACAGGTGGGTTTGCTTTGGTTGAACAAAAGGTGGATGAGCTATTCGGAAAGTTCAACGGTATTCTGGCGAAAATCATTTTTTATCCTGTCCCCATCACACCGACGCAAATCGAAAAGGGAACGGGAGTCCCGCTGGCAGTACTCTGGCTGGTGATCGGTGCCACATATTTCACATTACGAATGAACTTCATTAATATCCGCGCATTCAAGCACGCAATCCTGCTGGTCCTGGGGAAATATGATAACCCTGAAGACGAAGGCGAAGTCACTCACTTCCAGGCTTTAACCGCCGCCCTGTCTGCCACCGTGGGCCTGGGAAATATAGCCGGGGTGGCAGTGGCGATCAGTACGGGTGGCCCTGGTGCCATGTTCTGGATGATGCTCGCCGGCCTACTCGGCATGACTTCGAAATTCGCAGAATGTACTCTCGCCCAGATCTATCGACGCATCAATCCTGACGGTCGCGTGATGGGGGGGCCGATGTGCTACCTGTCTACCGGATTAACTCAACAGTTCCCCGGAAATGCCTTTTTAAAAGGCCTCGGAGGTTTCCTGTCCATCCTGTTTGCCGTCATGTGTATCGGCGGCTCACTGGCAGGGGGAAATGCCTTTCAGGTGAAACTATCTCTGGGTGCTGTAGCAGAGACCTTTCCCTTACTCAAAGAAAACAGCTGGGTGTACGGCCTGTTAATGGCGATCTTTGTCGGGATTGTGATTATCGGCGGCATTCGCAGCATTGCCCGAACCACGGAAAAAATCGTCCCTTTCATGTGCGGTATTTATGTGCTGGCTGGAATGGCGATCATTATCCTGAATATCCAGAAAGTTCCGGCGTCGTTTATGGCCATCATCGAAGGTGCCTTTAACCCGGATGCACTGTATGGCGGAATCATGGGCGTGCTGATCATCGGATTCCAGCGTGCGGCTTTCTCCAACGAGGCTGGCGTCGGGTCGGCAGCGATTGCTCACTCAGCCGCCAAAACCGAATATCCCGTCCGCGAGGGAATCGTAGCCTCTCTGGGCCCCTTCATCGACACCATCGTAATCTGCACAATGACCGCACTGGTTATTATCATCACAGGTGCTTATAACGATCCGCAATATGCAGACCTGATCGCGTCCAATGAAGGTGCTGCCCTGACAGCAGAAGCAATGGACTCACAGATCCCGTATTTTAAATATGTGCTCTCTGTCTCAGTGATTCTCTTTGCCTACTCAACAATGATCTCCTGGTCTTACTATGGAGAGCGATGCTGGGCGTTTCTGTTCGGCGACAGCCAGAAAGTATCCATGGCTTATCGAATTCTGTTCCTGGTATTCGTAGTCCTGGGTTCCATTGTCTCCGCGACCAACGTACTTGACTTCGGCGACCTGATGATCCTGGGCATGGCCTTTCCTAACATCCTGGGTGTGCTGCTGCTCTCTAACAGGGTCAAACAGGAACTGGATAAATACTGGAGCCGTTACAAGACTGGGGAATTCGATGAGCAGGCCAGTAATTGA